From Streptomyces sp. Edi4, one genomic window encodes:
- a CDS encoding ornithine cyclodeaminase family protein: protein MTPHGKTTGHGSTGDRTDVLAVAALMRQSLRGGAVRRMAVPLREVVEDGHGTRFLSMPAVSADLGLCVNKTATITDGPGPTVTSVVPVFSTATGDLLDVLDGALVTDLKCAAVTALVTDCCAAPDATSLAIIGSGVQAWQQYLGVTAARPITDVRIHSRTAAHADVLCARVRRADPSARVRVCASAREATEGADVISTATTSVRPLPIAARLAPHVHINCMGAHTTDSREVSRTLMERAALVVEDIEIAVAEAGEIHRGAIDLESLVSGDHTGLPGRTTVFSSTGHASLDLITCAHLVTRQASTAPKGRPYVAQPGTQESAGPPGTQEAQLAAADREFTDALARRDIVMPPDLAPGVLAGARSLRAMSELLRAVEVSDV, encoded by the coding sequence ATGACCCCGCACGGCAAGACGACCGGGCACGGCAGCACGGGAGACCGCACCGACGTGCTGGCCGTCGCCGCGCTGATGCGGCAGAGCCTGCGCGGCGGCGCGGTGCGGCGGATGGCCGTGCCGCTGCGCGAGGTCGTCGAGGACGGCCACGGCACCCGGTTCCTCTCCATGCCGGCCGTCAGCGCCGACCTCGGCCTGTGCGTCAACAAGACCGCCACCATCACCGACGGCCCGGGCCCCACCGTGACCTCGGTGGTTCCGGTGTTCTCCACCGCCACCGGAGACCTGCTGGACGTACTGGACGGCGCACTCGTCACCGACCTGAAGTGCGCGGCCGTGACGGCGCTGGTCACCGACTGCTGCGCCGCTCCTGACGCCACGAGCCTCGCGATCATCGGATCGGGCGTCCAGGCCTGGCAGCAGTACCTCGGGGTCACGGCGGCCCGCCCGATCACCGACGTACGCATCCACTCGCGCACCGCCGCCCACGCCGACGTGCTGTGCGCGCGCGTCCGGCGCGCGGACCCCTCGGCACGCGTGCGGGTCTGCGCCTCGGCGCGGGAGGCCACCGAAGGCGCGGACGTCATCTCCACGGCGACCACGTCCGTGCGGCCGCTGCCGATCGCGGCGCGGCTCGCGCCCCATGTGCACATCAACTGCATGGGCGCCCACACCACCGACTCGCGTGAGGTGTCCCGCACGCTGATGGAACGTGCCGCGCTCGTCGTCGAGGACATCGAGATCGCCGTCGCCGAAGCCGGCGAGATCCACCGCGGGGCCATCGACCTGGAATCCCTGGTGAGCGGCGACCACACCGGCCTGCCCGGGCGCACCACCGTCTTCAGCTCCACCGGGCACGCATCGCTCGACCTCATCACCTGCGCCCACCTGGTGACGCGGCAGGCATCCACCGCACCGAAGGGGCGACCGTACGTGGCACAGCCCGGCACACAGGAGAGCGCCGGCCCCCCCGGCACCCAGGAGGCCCAACTGGCGGCCGCCGACCGGGAGTTCACCGACGCCCTCGCGCGCCGCGACATCGTGATGCCGCCCGATCTGGCCCCCGGCGTCCTGGCCGGCGCCCGCTCCCTGCGGGCGATGAGCGAGCTGCTGCGCGCAGTGGAGGTCTCCGATGTCTGA
- a CDS encoding alpha/beta hydrolase has protein sequence MSTSVHFTVPAMSDHDHQELDALLAALAADEWPMDIGRARLFYDAWGMPIADDIAVQQRDGGHLLTPPNAEGRLTALYLHGGGYVYGSLRSHGHMVAEIARVARCRTFFVDYRRAPEHPYPAALDDAVAAYRSLLDDGLTAGQIVLAGDSAGGGLVLATLLRLRDAGIALPAAAACVSPWTDLTGSGESYRTLEHEDPMLDKPVVDLVTSSYLGDTDRTDPYVSPLFGDLAGLPPVLLQVGSREILLSDAERFAAGLRRAGGTGVLEVWPGMVHVWHLHHARLGKAREAVNRLGGWLRAQAVGA, from the coding sequence ATGAGTACCTCCGTGCACTTCACGGTGCCGGCCATGTCCGACCACGACCACCAGGAGCTCGACGCGCTGCTCGCGGCGCTCGCCGCGGACGAGTGGCCGATGGACATCGGCAGGGCCCGGCTGTTCTACGACGCGTGGGGCATGCCGATCGCCGACGACATCGCGGTCCAACAGCGCGACGGCGGCCACCTGTTGACCCCGCCGAACGCCGAAGGGCGCCTGACCGCGCTCTACCTGCACGGCGGGGGCTATGTGTACGGGTCGCTGCGCAGCCACGGCCACATGGTCGCCGAGATCGCGAGGGTGGCCCGCTGCCGCACGTTCTTCGTGGACTACCGGCGGGCCCCCGAACACCCCTATCCGGCGGCGCTGGACGACGCCGTGGCCGCCTACCGGAGCCTGCTGGACGACGGGCTCACGGCCGGCCAGATCGTCCTGGCGGGCGACTCGGCGGGCGGTGGCCTGGTGCTCGCGACGCTCCTGAGGCTGCGCGACGCGGGGATCGCGCTGCCGGCCGCCGCGGCCTGCGTCTCCCCGTGGACCGACCTCACCGGCAGCGGCGAGAGCTACCGCACCCTGGAACATGAGGACCCCATGCTGGACAAGCCGGTCGTGGACCTGGTGACCTCCTCCTACCTGGGGGACACCGACCGGACCGACCCGTATGTGTCCCCGCTGTTCGGGGACCTCGCCGGGCTCCCCCCGGTACTGCTCCAGGTGGGCAGCCGCGAGATCCTGCTCAGCGACGCGGAGCGCTTCGCCGCCGGCCTGCGCCGCGCGGGCGGCACCGGCGTCCTGGAGGTGTGGCCCGGCATGGTGCACGTGTGGCACCTGCACCACGCCCGCCTGGGCAAGGCACGCGAAGCGGTGAACCGGCTCGGCGGCTGGCTCCGCGCCCAGGCGGTGGGCGCCTGA
- a CDS encoding amidase — MSETVTADPGALTELSVVEAGALLRAGRLTSVELVEHALSLIDAHDGDLHAFVLVTRDLALRRAARADRELRAGTDRGPLHGIPYALKDILDVEGLPTTNHSHLTLNGVATEDSAVEARLRAGGGVLLGKLATYEFAFGGPSHDLPFPPARNPWNSDHITSGSSSGAGAAVAAGFLRVTFGSDTAGSLRGPAFHCGAVGLKPTYGSVSGHGATPLAPTMDHFGPLAWTVADAAVALQVVSGPDPRDARTRDTPAPDFLGALDGDVKGLRVAYAKDWYAADPGTLGEITESIDRALDHLDKLGAIVEECHLPPYEVFDACGRVVLMAEGFAVHEENLRRSPRSFGRYTYQKLMPGAGVGPAELRRAHEVREQLTAALDRRIFAGHDVLVTACGQTTAARVDAFGTDWPPPKLANDMQTIPFAVTGHPALSVPLGFAGNGLPIGVQLVGRAFGEADLLRAGLALEAEFGRRETRPVLK, encoded by the coding sequence ATGTCTGAGACCGTCACCGCGGACCCCGGCGCCCTCACCGAACTGTCCGTCGTGGAGGCCGGCGCGCTGCTGCGGGCCGGACGCCTCACCTCGGTGGAGCTGGTGGAGCACGCGCTGAGCCTGATCGACGCGCACGACGGCGACCTGCACGCCTTCGTCCTGGTCACCCGCGACCTCGCGCTGCGCCGCGCCGCCCGGGCCGACCGCGAACTGCGGGCCGGCACCGACCGGGGCCCGCTGCACGGCATCCCCTACGCCCTGAAGGACATCCTCGACGTCGAGGGCCTGCCCACCACCAACCACTCCCACCTCACCCTCAATGGCGTCGCCACCGAGGACAGCGCCGTGGAGGCCCGCCTGCGGGCCGGCGGCGGTGTGCTCCTGGGCAAACTGGCCACCTACGAGTTCGCCTTCGGCGGCCCGAGCCACGACCTGCCCTTCCCGCCGGCCCGCAACCCGTGGAACAGCGACCACATCACCAGCGGCTCCTCGTCGGGAGCGGGCGCGGCGGTGGCCGCCGGGTTCCTGCGCGTCACCTTCGGCTCCGACACGGCGGGCTCGCTGCGCGGCCCCGCCTTCCACTGCGGAGCGGTCGGCCTGAAACCCACGTACGGCAGTGTCTCCGGCCACGGGGCGACCCCGCTGGCACCCACCATGGACCACTTCGGCCCGCTGGCCTGGACGGTGGCCGACGCCGCCGTCGCGCTCCAGGTCGTCTCGGGCCCCGACCCCCGCGACGCCCGCACCCGCGACACCCCCGCGCCCGACTTCCTCGGCGCCCTCGACGGCGACGTCAAGGGACTGCGCGTGGCGTACGCCAAGGACTGGTACGCGGCCGACCCCGGGACCCTCGGCGAGATCACCGAGAGCATCGACCGGGCCCTGGACCACCTCGACAAGCTCGGCGCGATCGTCGAGGAGTGCCATCTGCCGCCGTACGAGGTCTTCGACGCCTGCGGCCGCGTCGTCCTCATGGCCGAGGGCTTCGCGGTGCACGAGGAGAACCTGCGCCGCTCGCCCCGCTCGTTCGGCCGCTACACCTACCAGAAGCTGATGCCCGGCGCGGGCGTCGGGCCGGCCGAACTGCGCAGGGCCCACGAGGTGCGCGAGCAGCTCACCGCCGCGCTCGACCGGCGGATCTTCGCCGGTCACGACGTGCTGGTCACGGCCTGCGGGCAGACCACCGCGGCCCGGGTCGACGCGTTCGGCACCGACTGGCCCCCGCCGAAGCTCGCCAACGACATGCAGACCATCCCGTTCGCCGTCACCGGACACCCCGCCCTGTCCGTGCCCCTGGGGTTCGCCGGCAACGGCCTGCCCATCGGGGTGCAGCTGGTGGGGCGCGCCTTCGGCGAGGCGGACCTGCTGCGGGCCGGTCTCGCGCTGGAGGCCGAGTTCGGCCGGCGCGAGACCCGGCCCGTCCTGAAATGA
- a CDS encoding aldolase/citrate lyase family protein, which produces MKSYASLLYTPALLLASVARPGKVRADMLVLDLEDSIHPGRKAEARALMASTDLTGSGIPALGLRVNTLATPDGLEDLRAVIAMDARIGGIPLDVVFIPKISGPGDVMIYRSLLSHTSNPPEICSFIESVDSVENALEIASVSDGLCFGQADLTADLYAENAFYLDHARARLCAAAARHQVPAIDTNSFELHDLDVVAAQCRAARDAGFTGKAAIHPRQVDVIAETFTVGPDALAEFRSVVEDYHSTPYGFAVDKDRVLAPPFVLRAQRMLQLHAPEAQSNARTK; this is translated from the coding sequence ATGAAGTCCTACGCAAGCTTGCTGTACACCCCGGCGCTGCTGCTCGCGTCGGTCGCCCGGCCCGGCAAGGTCCGCGCCGACATGCTGGTCCTGGACCTCGAGGACTCCATCCATCCGGGCAGGAAGGCCGAGGCACGCGCGCTGATGGCGAGCACGGACCTCACCGGCTCCGGCATTCCCGCGCTCGGTTTGCGGGTGAACACCCTGGCGACGCCCGACGGCCTGGAGGACCTGCGGGCAGTGATCGCGATGGACGCCCGCATCGGCGGCATCCCCCTCGACGTGGTCTTCATCCCGAAGATCTCCGGCCCGGGCGACGTGATGATCTACCGCTCGCTGCTGTCCCACACCTCCAACCCACCCGAGATATGCAGCTTCATCGAGAGCGTCGACTCCGTCGAGAACGCCCTGGAGATCGCCTCGGTGAGCGACGGCCTGTGCTTCGGACAGGCGGACCTGACCGCGGACCTGTACGCCGAGAACGCCTTCTACCTCGATCACGCCCGGGCCCGGCTGTGCGCCGCCGCGGCCAGGCACCAGGTGCCCGCCATCGACACCAACTCCTTCGAGCTCCACGACCTCGATGTCGTGGCCGCGCAGTGCCGGGCGGCCCGCGACGCCGGTTTCACCGGCAAGGCGGCCATCCATCCCCGGCAGGTCGACGTCATCGCCGAGACGTTCACCGTCGGCCCGGACGCCCTCGCCGAATTCCGCAGCGTGGTCGAGGACTACCACTCCACACCGTACGGCTTCGCGGTCGACAAGGACCGTGTGCTGGCCCCGCCCTTCGTGCTGAGGGCCCAGCGCATGCTCCAGCTCCACGCACCCGAAGCCCAGTCGAACGCCCGCACCAAGTAA
- a CDS encoding aminotransferase class I/II-fold pyridoxal phosphate-dependent enzyme, giving the protein MSEEITDVADITGPHRYRNNRKMVPAGEEAWGLSRKHGMLGLVVEAVEGQNRLRDLRTGHEFANLSSCSYLGFNSHPTVVEAGRAALEQEQITGLSMGEFRIRLGIMERLEEELSAHFGAQVLPSVSCGVLSAAILPLLASGHLTDGEPLVVVFDRFAHFSMNFLKPVIADETLVMTCPHNDTQFLEDVCKRYPRVAYVAEGVYSTGGQADLSGIKDLQDRYGMFVYLDDSHALSAMGERGVGYARTVFDTLGPRTIVVASIAKAFGATGGIAMVGDRDLFDFLYRSGPLAWSQGLRTAAIGTALGALEVHRSPLLGERQRQLAHNIALFDKRLDGHGLRGEGSHIKFVTVGDNDRAVRLSTELYRRGYYCSAMFFPIVARGQAGVRMMLRGDMPTELTERFATDLLEVLADVG; this is encoded by the coding sequence ATGAGCGAAGAGATCACGGACGTCGCGGACATCACAGGGCCCCACCGCTACCGCAACAACCGCAAGATGGTGCCGGCCGGCGAGGAGGCCTGGGGTCTGTCGCGCAAGCACGGCATGCTCGGCCTCGTCGTCGAGGCCGTCGAGGGCCAGAACCGGCTGCGTGACCTGCGCACCGGGCACGAGTTCGCGAACCTCTCGTCCTGCTCCTACCTCGGTTTCAACAGCCACCCCACGGTGGTCGAGGCCGGGCGCGCCGCACTGGAACAGGAGCAGATAACCGGCCTTTCCATGGGGGAGTTCCGGATCCGGCTCGGCATCATGGAACGCCTGGAGGAGGAGCTGAGCGCGCACTTCGGCGCCCAGGTGCTGCCGTCGGTGTCCTGCGGTGTGCTCAGCGCGGCGATCCTGCCGCTGCTCGCCTCCGGACACCTCACCGACGGGGAACCGCTCGTCGTGGTCTTCGACCGGTTCGCGCACTTCTCCATGAACTTCCTCAAGCCGGTCATCGCCGACGAGACGCTGGTGATGACCTGCCCGCACAACGACACGCAGTTCCTCGAAGACGTCTGCAAGCGCTACCCGAGGGTGGCCTACGTCGCCGAGGGCGTCTACTCCACCGGCGGCCAGGCCGACCTGTCCGGCATCAAGGACCTCCAGGACCGGTACGGCATGTTCGTCTACCTCGACGACTCGCACGCCCTGTCCGCCATGGGCGAGCGCGGAGTGGGCTACGCGCGCACCGTGTTCGACACCCTCGGCCCCCGTACGATCGTCGTCGCCTCCATCGCCAAGGCCTTCGGCGCCACCGGCGGTATCGCGATGGTCGGTGACCGCGACCTCTTCGACTTCCTGTACCGGAGCGGGCCACTGGCCTGGTCGCAGGGGCTGCGGACGGCCGCGATCGGCACGGCCCTCGGCGCGCTCGAAGTCCACCGAAGCCCCCTGCTCGGTGAGCGCCAGCGCCAACTCGCCCACAACATCGCCCTGTTCGACAAACGGCTCGACGGCCACGGCCTGCGCGGCGAAGGGTCGCACATCAAGTTCGTGACCGTCGGCGACAACGACCGGGCGGTGCGCCTTTCCACCGAGCTCTACCGGCGCGGTTACTACTGCTCCGCGATGTTCTTCCCCATCGTGGCCCGTGGCCAGGCCGGCGTGCGGATGATGCTGCGCGGCGACATGCCCACCGAGCTGACCGAGCGCTTCGCGACGGACCTCCTCGAGGTGCTGGCGGACGTCGGATGA